The proteins below are encoded in one region of Sphaerodactylus townsendi isolate TG3544 linkage group LG06, MPM_Stown_v2.3, whole genome shotgun sequence:
- the BTG1 gene encoding protein BTG1: MHSALYTRASMIREIAAAVGFISKFLRTKGLRNERQLQTFNQSLQELLAEHYKHHWFPEKPCKGSGYRCIRINHKMDPLIGQAAQRIGISSQELFQLLPSELTLWVDPYEVSYRIGEDGSICVLYEATPAAASQNSTSTQMVDSRISCKEELLLGRTSPSKSYNMMTVSG, encoded by the exons ATGCATTCTGCCCTTTACACCCGGGCCAGTATGATACGCGAGATCGCCGCGGCAGTGGGCTTCATCTCCAAGTTCCTGCGCACCAAGGGACTGAGGAACGAGCGGCAGCTGCAAACGTTCAACCAGAGCTTACAGGAGCTGTTGGCAG AACATTATAAACATCACTGGTTCCCTGAAAAGCCATGCAAAGGATCAGGCTATCGTTGTATCCGGATCAACCATAAAATGGATCCCTTGATTGGGCAGGCAGCACAGCGAATTGGAATCAGCAGTCAGGAACTGTTCCAGCTTCTTCCAAGTGAACTCACTCTCTGGGTCGACCCTTATGAAGTATCCTATCGAATTGGAGAGGATGGCTCGATCTGTGTGCTGTATGAAGCCACACCAGCGGCAGCTAGTCAAAATAGCACCAGCACCCAAATGGTAGACAGCAGAATAAGCTGTAAGGAAGAACTACTCTTGGGCAGAACAAGTCCCTCCAAGAGCTACAATATGATGACTGTATCAGGTTAA